The following proteins are co-located in the Rippkaea orientalis PCC 8801 genome:
- the rppA gene encoding two-component system response regulator RppA, whose translation MRLLLAEDEPDLGAIIQRMLNRENYLVDWVQDGATAWNYLEQEWIEYSVAIFDWLLPKISGLELCQKLRQQGYSLPVLMLTAKSDIQDMVTGLDAGADDYLSKPFIKAELLARIRALQRRALHIQPNQLQIGLLTLDYAKSSVFTPNAQGQPQNIPLTANEFRLLEYFMKHPNQTLTRDQLLAQLWETDDAPISNVVSARIRLLRRKLADYGCKDLIETVHGFGYRLNSSYESKPDF comes from the coding sequence ATGAGACTACTATTAGCAGAAGATGAACCCGATTTAGGTGCCATTATACAACGGATGTTAAATCGAGAAAATTATTTAGTAGACTGGGTGCAAGATGGAGCAACAGCTTGGAATTATTTAGAACAGGAATGGATAGAATATTCCGTTGCTATTTTTGATTGGTTACTACCGAAGATTTCAGGTCTAGAACTATGTCAAAAACTACGACAACAGGGATACTCTTTGCCAGTGTTGATGCTGACAGCAAAAAGTGATATACAAGATATGGTGACAGGGCTAGATGCCGGAGCAGATGATTACTTAAGTAAGCCTTTTATCAAAGCTGAACTATTGGCAAGAATCCGTGCCCTTCAACGGAGAGCTTTACATATTCAACCAAATCAACTTCAAATCGGATTGTTAACTCTTGATTACGCTAAATCATCGGTTTTTACCCCGAATGCTCAAGGACAGCCCCAAAACATTCCTCTGACTGCTAATGAGTTTCGTCTGCTGGAATATTTTATGAAACATCCTAACCAAACCCTAACCCGCGACCAACTTCTAGCGCAACTTTGGGAAACAGATGACGCTCCTATCAGTAACGTTGTCTCGGCGAGAATTCGTTTATTACGTCGTAAACTGGCAGATTATGGCTGCAAAGACTTGATAGAAACGGTTCACGGATTTGGTTATCGCTTAAATAGTTCTTATGAATCAAAACCAGATTTTTAA
- a CDS encoding glycoside hydrolase family protein translates to MIVHHSRRKRIGKRFRLRKPCHWISNLILIVALVWFAHNLQKNSQPSPYSSLITHLPELAMSGGDPYIRALMLTISASESNHKNSYFLLYGGSHVHNLKQHPNQCLPIKIGPNKGKCSTAAGRYQFLTSTWQEKAQKYHPNPHKTHGKIIYSFEPKYQDMVVYRWLKDHHQWDVDLLTLLKEDRVEEVLTELSDVWTSLGGGIEDNLMTPHLPSLYRHFLAQQLKSQNSDRVSENLI, encoded by the coding sequence ATGATTGTCCATCATTCTCGACGTAAACGTATTGGTAAAAGATTTAGGCTCAGAAAACCTTGTCATTGGATTTCTAATTTAATCCTCATTGTTGCTTTAGTTTGGTTCGCTCACAATCTTCAGAAAAATAGTCAACCATCCCCCTATTCATCTTTAATAACTCACTTACCTGAACTAGCCATGTCAGGAGGTGATCCCTATATTCGTGCTTTGATGTTAACTATTTCTGCGAGTGAATCTAATCATAAAAATTCTTATTTTCTCTTATACGGTGGTAGTCATGTGCATAATCTCAAACAACATCCTAACCAATGCTTACCGATTAAAATTGGACCGAATAAAGGTAAGTGTTCAACGGCCGCAGGACGCTATCAATTTTTAACTTCTACTTGGCAAGAAAAAGCTCAAAAATATCATCCAAATCCTCATAAAACTCACGGCAAAATCATCTATAGTTTTGAACCTAAATATCAAGATATGGTTGTTTATCGCTGGCTCAAAGATCATCATCAATGGGATGTGGATTTATTAACTTTGCTTAAAGAAGACAGAGTTGAAGAAGTATTAACTGAATTATCCGATGTTTGGACAAGTTTAGGGGGTGGTATTGAAGATAATTTGATGACTCCTCATTTACCTAGCCTTTATCGTCATTTTTTAGCTCAACAACTGAAATCTCAGAATAGCGATCGAGTCTCTGAAAATCTTATTTAA